From Elephas maximus indicus isolate mEleMax1 chromosome 1, mEleMax1 primary haplotype, whole genome shotgun sequence, a single genomic window includes:
- the ABCF1 gene encoding ATP-binding cassette sub-family F member 1 isoform X3, with translation MPKGPKQQPPEPEWIGDGESTSPTDKVVKKGRKDKKTKKTFFEELAVEDKQAEEEEKALKEKEQQQQQQQQQQKKKRDTRKGRRKKDVDDDGEEKQLMERLKKLSVPASDEEDEVPAPVPRGGKKTKGGNVFAALIQDQSEEEEEEEEKCPSKPAKPEKNRINKAVSEEQQPGLKGKKGKEEKSKGKGKPQNKFAALDSGEEDEEEEVLKEKEPPKQGKEKGKKGSEEEGEEEEEEGEPKADDPYAHLSKKEKKKLKKQMEYERQMASLKAASAAENDFSVSQAEVSSRQAMLENASDIKLEKFSISAHGKELFVNADLYIVAGRRYGLVGPNGKGKTTLLKHIANRALSIPPNIDVLLCEQEVVADETPAVQAVLRADTKRLKLLEEERRLQGQLEQGDDAAAERLEKVYEELRATGAAAAEAKARRILAGLGFDPEMQNRPTQKFSGGWRMRVSLARALFMEPTLLMLDEPTNHLDLNAVIWLNNYLQGWRKTLLIVSHDQGFLDDVCTDIIHLDAQRLHYYRGNYMTFKKMYQQKQKELLKQYEKQEKKLKELKAGGKSTKQAEKQTKEALTRKQQKCRRKNQDEESQEAPELLKRPKEYTVRFTFPNPPPLSPPVLGLHGVTFGYEGQKPLFKNLDFGIDMDSRICIVGPNGVGKSTLLLLLTGKLTPTRGEMRKNHRLKIGFFNQQYAEQLRMEETPTEYLQRGFNLPYQDARKCLGRFGLESHAHTIQICKLSGGQKARVVFAELACREPDVLVLDEPTNNLDIESIDALGEAINEYKGAVIIVSHDARLITETNCQLWVVEEQSVSQIDGDFEDYKREVLEALGEVMVNRPRE, from the exons ATGCCGAAGGGGCCTAAGCAGCAGCCGCCGGAGCCCGAGTGGATCGGGGACGGAGAGAGCACGAGCCCCACAG acaaagtggtgaagaaagggaggaaggacaaGAAGACCAAAAAGACG TTCTTTGAAGAGCTGGCAGTAGAAGATAAACAGgctgaggaagaagagaaagcacTCAAGGAGAAAgagcaacagcaacagcagcagcagcag cagCAAAAAAAGAAGCGAGACACCCGAAAAGGCAGGCGGAAAAAGGATGTGGACGATGATGGAGAGGAGAAACAGCTCATGGAGCGTCTTAAGAAGCTCTCCGTACCAGCCAGTGATGAGGAGGATGAGG TACCGGCCCCAGTACCCCGAGGAGGGAAGAAAACCAAG GGTGGTAATGTGTTTGCAGCCCTGATTCAGGATCAgagtgaggaagaggaggaggaagaagaaaaatgtccTTCTAAGCCTGCCAAGCCAGAGAAGAATCGGATTAATAAG GCTGTATCTGAGGAACAACAACCTGGGCTCAAGGgcaaaaagggaaaggaagaaaagtcaaAGGGGAAGGGCAAG CCACAAAATAAATTTGCTGCTCTGGACAGTGGAGAGGAGGATGAAGAAGAAGAAGTACTAAAAGAGAAGGAGCCGCCCAAACAAGGGAAGGAGAAGGGCAAGAAG gggtcagaggaggaaggagaagaagaggaggaagagggagagccCAAGGCAGATGATCCTTATGCTCACCTTagcaaaaaggagaagaaaaagctgaagaaaCAG ATGGAGTATGAGCGCCAAATGGCTTCATTAAAAGCAGCCAGCGCTGCCGAAAATGACTTCTCTGTGTCCCAGGCAGAGGTGTCCTCCCGCCAAGCCATGTTAGAAAATGCATCTGACATCAAG CTGGAGAAGTTCAGCATCTCGGCCCATGGCAAGGAGTTATTCGTCAATGCAGACCTTTACATTGTAGCCGGCCGCCGCTATGGGCTGGTGGGACCCAATGG CAAGGGCAAGACCACGCTTCTCAAGCACATCGCCAACCGAGCCCTGAGCATCCCTCCTAACATCGACGTGCTGCTGTGTGAGCAGG AGGTGGTAGCGGATGAGACGCCAGCAGTGCAGGCTGTGCTTCGAGCTGACACCAAGCGATTGAAGCTGCTGGAAGAGGAGCGGCGGCTTCAGGGGCAGTTGGAACAGGGGGATGATGCAGCTGCTGAGAGGCTCGAGAAG gTGTATGAGGAGTTGCGGGCCACAGGGGCGGCAGCTGCAGAGGCCAAGGCACGGCGGATCCTGGCTGGTTTGGGCTTCGACCCTGAAATGCAGAACCGGCCCACACAAAAGTTCTCGGGGGGCTGGCGCATGCGTGTCTCCCTGGCCAG GGCATTGTTCATGGAGCCCACACTGCTGATGCTGGACGAGCCCACGAACCACCTGGACCTCAATGCTGTCATCTGGCTCAACAA CTACCTCCAGGGCTGGCGGAAGACGTTGCTGATTGTCTCCCATGACCAGGGCTTCCTGGATGATGTCTGCACTGATATCATCCATCTTGATGCCCAGCGGCTCCATTACTACAGGGGCAATTACA TGACCTTCAAGAAGATGTACCAGCAGAAGCAGAAGGAACTGCTAAAGCAGTATGAGAAGCAGGAGaaaaagctgaaagagctgaaggcgGGTGGCAAGTCCACCAAGCAGGCA GAGAAACAAACAAAGGAAGCCCTGACCCGAAAGCAGCAGAAATGTCGACGGAAAAACCAGGATGAAGAGTCCCAGGAAGCCCCTGAACTCCTGAAGCGCCCCAAGGAGTACACTGTGCGCTTCACATTCCCGAACCCCCCGCCCCTCAGTCCTCCTGTGCTGGGCCTGCACG GTGTGACGTTTGGCTACGAGGGGCAGAAACCACTCTTTAAGAATCTGGACTTTGGCATTGACATGGACTCAAGGA TCTGCATCGTGGGCCCTAATGGCGTGGGGAAGAGCACCCTGCTCCTACTGCTAACAGGCAAGCTGACACCG ACCCGTGGGGAAATGAGAAAGAACCACCGGCTG AAAATTGGCTTCTTCAACCAGCAGTATGCAGAGCAGCTGCGCATGGAGGAGACTCCCACTGAGTACCTGCAGCGTGGCTTCAACCTGCCCTACCAGGACGCCCGGAAGTGCCTGGGCCGCTTCGGCCTGGAGAGTCATGCCCACACCATCCAGATCTGCAAACTTTCCG GTGGGCAGAAAGCCCGAGTTGTATTTGCAGAGCTGGCCTGCCGGGAGCCTGATGTTCTCGTCTTG GATGAGCCGACAAATAACTTGGACATAGAGTCTATTGATGCTCTGGGGGAAGCCATCAATGAATACAAGGGTG CGGTGATCATCGTCAGCCACGATGCCCGACTCATCACAGAAACCAACTGCCAGCTGTGGGTGGTAGAGGAGCAAAGCGTCAGCCAGATCGACGGTGACTTCGAGGACTACAAGCGGGAGGTGCTGGAGGCCCTCGGCGAAGTCATGGTTAACAGACCCCGAGAGTGA
- the ABCF1 gene encoding ATP-binding cassette sub-family F member 1 isoform X1, translating to MPKGPKQQPPEPEWIGDGESTSPTDKVVKKGRKDKKTKKTFFEELAVEDKQAEEEEKALKEKEQQQQQQQQQQKKKRDTRKGRRKKDVDDDGEEKQLMERLKKLSVPASDEEDEVPAPVPRGGKKTKGGNVFAALIQDQSEEEEEEEEKCPSKPAKPEKNRINKAVSEEQQPGLKGKKGKEEKSKGKGKPQNKFAALDSGEEDEEEEVLKEKEPPKQGKEKGKKVEQGSEEEGEEEEEEGEPKADDPYAHLSKKEKKKLKKQMEYERQMASLKAASAAENDFSVSQAEVSSRQAMLENASDIKLEKFSISAHGKELFVNADLYIVAGRRYGLVGPNGKGKTTLLKHIANRALSIPPNIDVLLCEQEVVADETPAVQAVLRADTKRLKLLEEERRLQGQLEQGDDAAAERLEKVYEELRATGAAAAEAKARRILAGLGFDPEMQNRPTQKFSGGWRMRVSLARALFMEPTLLMLDEPTNHLDLNAVIWLNNYLQGWRKTLLIVSHDQGFLDDVCTDIIHLDAQRLHYYRGNYMTFKKMYQQKQKELLKQYEKQEKKLKELKAGGKSTKQAEKQTKEALTRKQQKCRRKNQDEESQEAPELLKRPKEYTVRFTFPNPPPLSPPVLGLHGVTFGYEGQKPLFKNLDFGIDMDSRICIVGPNGVGKSTLLLLLTGKLTPTRGEMRKNHRLKIGFFNQQYAEQLRMEETPTEYLQRGFNLPYQDARKCLGRFGLESHAHTIQICKLSGGQKARVVFAELACREPDVLVLDEPTNNLDIESIDALGEAINEYKGAVIIVSHDARLITETNCQLWVVEEQSVSQIDGDFEDYKREVLEALGEVMVNRPRE from the exons ATGCCGAAGGGGCCTAAGCAGCAGCCGCCGGAGCCCGAGTGGATCGGGGACGGAGAGAGCACGAGCCCCACAG acaaagtggtgaagaaagggaggaaggacaaGAAGACCAAAAAGACG TTCTTTGAAGAGCTGGCAGTAGAAGATAAACAGgctgaggaagaagagaaagcacTCAAGGAGAAAgagcaacagcaacagcagcagcagcag cagCAAAAAAAGAAGCGAGACACCCGAAAAGGCAGGCGGAAAAAGGATGTGGACGATGATGGAGAGGAGAAACAGCTCATGGAGCGTCTTAAGAAGCTCTCCGTACCAGCCAGTGATGAGGAGGATGAGG TACCGGCCCCAGTACCCCGAGGAGGGAAGAAAACCAAG GGTGGTAATGTGTTTGCAGCCCTGATTCAGGATCAgagtgaggaagaggaggaggaagaagaaaaatgtccTTCTAAGCCTGCCAAGCCAGAGAAGAATCGGATTAATAAG GCTGTATCTGAGGAACAACAACCTGGGCTCAAGGgcaaaaagggaaaggaagaaaagtcaaAGGGGAAGGGCAAG CCACAAAATAAATTTGCTGCTCTGGACAGTGGAGAGGAGGATGAAGAAGAAGAAGTACTAAAAGAGAAGGAGCCGCCCAAACAAGGGAAGGAGAAGGGCAAGAAGGTAGAGCAG gggtcagaggaggaaggagaagaagaggaggaagagggagagccCAAGGCAGATGATCCTTATGCTCACCTTagcaaaaaggagaagaaaaagctgaagaaaCAG ATGGAGTATGAGCGCCAAATGGCTTCATTAAAAGCAGCCAGCGCTGCCGAAAATGACTTCTCTGTGTCCCAGGCAGAGGTGTCCTCCCGCCAAGCCATGTTAGAAAATGCATCTGACATCAAG CTGGAGAAGTTCAGCATCTCGGCCCATGGCAAGGAGTTATTCGTCAATGCAGACCTTTACATTGTAGCCGGCCGCCGCTATGGGCTGGTGGGACCCAATGG CAAGGGCAAGACCACGCTTCTCAAGCACATCGCCAACCGAGCCCTGAGCATCCCTCCTAACATCGACGTGCTGCTGTGTGAGCAGG AGGTGGTAGCGGATGAGACGCCAGCAGTGCAGGCTGTGCTTCGAGCTGACACCAAGCGATTGAAGCTGCTGGAAGAGGAGCGGCGGCTTCAGGGGCAGTTGGAACAGGGGGATGATGCAGCTGCTGAGAGGCTCGAGAAG gTGTATGAGGAGTTGCGGGCCACAGGGGCGGCAGCTGCAGAGGCCAAGGCACGGCGGATCCTGGCTGGTTTGGGCTTCGACCCTGAAATGCAGAACCGGCCCACACAAAAGTTCTCGGGGGGCTGGCGCATGCGTGTCTCCCTGGCCAG GGCATTGTTCATGGAGCCCACACTGCTGATGCTGGACGAGCCCACGAACCACCTGGACCTCAATGCTGTCATCTGGCTCAACAA CTACCTCCAGGGCTGGCGGAAGACGTTGCTGATTGTCTCCCATGACCAGGGCTTCCTGGATGATGTCTGCACTGATATCATCCATCTTGATGCCCAGCGGCTCCATTACTACAGGGGCAATTACA TGACCTTCAAGAAGATGTACCAGCAGAAGCAGAAGGAACTGCTAAAGCAGTATGAGAAGCAGGAGaaaaagctgaaagagctgaaggcgGGTGGCAAGTCCACCAAGCAGGCA GAGAAACAAACAAAGGAAGCCCTGACCCGAAAGCAGCAGAAATGTCGACGGAAAAACCAGGATGAAGAGTCCCAGGAAGCCCCTGAACTCCTGAAGCGCCCCAAGGAGTACACTGTGCGCTTCACATTCCCGAACCCCCCGCCCCTCAGTCCTCCTGTGCTGGGCCTGCACG GTGTGACGTTTGGCTACGAGGGGCAGAAACCACTCTTTAAGAATCTGGACTTTGGCATTGACATGGACTCAAGGA TCTGCATCGTGGGCCCTAATGGCGTGGGGAAGAGCACCCTGCTCCTACTGCTAACAGGCAAGCTGACACCG ACCCGTGGGGAAATGAGAAAGAACCACCGGCTG AAAATTGGCTTCTTCAACCAGCAGTATGCAGAGCAGCTGCGCATGGAGGAGACTCCCACTGAGTACCTGCAGCGTGGCTTCAACCTGCCCTACCAGGACGCCCGGAAGTGCCTGGGCCGCTTCGGCCTGGAGAGTCATGCCCACACCATCCAGATCTGCAAACTTTCCG GTGGGCAGAAAGCCCGAGTTGTATTTGCAGAGCTGGCCTGCCGGGAGCCTGATGTTCTCGTCTTG GATGAGCCGACAAATAACTTGGACATAGAGTCTATTGATGCTCTGGGGGAAGCCATCAATGAATACAAGGGTG CGGTGATCATCGTCAGCCACGATGCCCGACTCATCACAGAAACCAACTGCCAGCTGTGGGTGGTAGAGGAGCAAAGCGTCAGCCAGATCGACGGTGACTTCGAGGACTACAAGCGGGAGGTGCTGGAGGCCCTCGGCGAAGTCATGGTTAACAGACCCCGAGAGTGA
- the ABCF1 gene encoding ATP-binding cassette sub-family F member 1 isoform X2, giving the protein MPKGPKQQPPEPEWIGDGESTSPTDKVVKKGRKDKKTKKTFFEELAVEDKQAEEEEKALKEKEQQQQQQQQQKKKRDTRKGRRKKDVDDDGEEKQLMERLKKLSVPASDEEDEVPAPVPRGGKKTKGGNVFAALIQDQSEEEEEEEEKCPSKPAKPEKNRINKAVSEEQQPGLKGKKGKEEKSKGKGKPQNKFAALDSGEEDEEEEVLKEKEPPKQGKEKGKKVEQGSEEEGEEEEEEGEPKADDPYAHLSKKEKKKLKKQMEYERQMASLKAASAAENDFSVSQAEVSSRQAMLENASDIKLEKFSISAHGKELFVNADLYIVAGRRYGLVGPNGKGKTTLLKHIANRALSIPPNIDVLLCEQEVVADETPAVQAVLRADTKRLKLLEEERRLQGQLEQGDDAAAERLEKVYEELRATGAAAAEAKARRILAGLGFDPEMQNRPTQKFSGGWRMRVSLARALFMEPTLLMLDEPTNHLDLNAVIWLNNYLQGWRKTLLIVSHDQGFLDDVCTDIIHLDAQRLHYYRGNYMTFKKMYQQKQKELLKQYEKQEKKLKELKAGGKSTKQAEKQTKEALTRKQQKCRRKNQDEESQEAPELLKRPKEYTVRFTFPNPPPLSPPVLGLHGVTFGYEGQKPLFKNLDFGIDMDSRICIVGPNGVGKSTLLLLLTGKLTPTRGEMRKNHRLKIGFFNQQYAEQLRMEETPTEYLQRGFNLPYQDARKCLGRFGLESHAHTIQICKLSGGQKARVVFAELACREPDVLVLDEPTNNLDIESIDALGEAINEYKGAVIIVSHDARLITETNCQLWVVEEQSVSQIDGDFEDYKREVLEALGEVMVNRPRE; this is encoded by the exons ATGCCGAAGGGGCCTAAGCAGCAGCCGCCGGAGCCCGAGTGGATCGGGGACGGAGAGAGCACGAGCCCCACAG acaaagtggtgaagaaagggaggaaggacaaGAAGACCAAAAAGACG TTCTTTGAAGAGCTGGCAGTAGAAGATAAACAGgctgaggaagaagagaaagcacTCAAGGAGAAAgagcaacagcaacagcagcagcagcag CAAAAAAAGAAGCGAGACACCCGAAAAGGCAGGCGGAAAAAGGATGTGGACGATGATGGAGAGGAGAAACAGCTCATGGAGCGTCTTAAGAAGCTCTCCGTACCAGCCAGTGATGAGGAGGATGAGG TACCGGCCCCAGTACCCCGAGGAGGGAAGAAAACCAAG GGTGGTAATGTGTTTGCAGCCCTGATTCAGGATCAgagtgaggaagaggaggaggaagaagaaaaatgtccTTCTAAGCCTGCCAAGCCAGAGAAGAATCGGATTAATAAG GCTGTATCTGAGGAACAACAACCTGGGCTCAAGGgcaaaaagggaaaggaagaaaagtcaaAGGGGAAGGGCAAG CCACAAAATAAATTTGCTGCTCTGGACAGTGGAGAGGAGGATGAAGAAGAAGAAGTACTAAAAGAGAAGGAGCCGCCCAAACAAGGGAAGGAGAAGGGCAAGAAGGTAGAGCAG gggtcagaggaggaaggagaagaagaggaggaagagggagagccCAAGGCAGATGATCCTTATGCTCACCTTagcaaaaaggagaagaaaaagctgaagaaaCAG ATGGAGTATGAGCGCCAAATGGCTTCATTAAAAGCAGCCAGCGCTGCCGAAAATGACTTCTCTGTGTCCCAGGCAGAGGTGTCCTCCCGCCAAGCCATGTTAGAAAATGCATCTGACATCAAG CTGGAGAAGTTCAGCATCTCGGCCCATGGCAAGGAGTTATTCGTCAATGCAGACCTTTACATTGTAGCCGGCCGCCGCTATGGGCTGGTGGGACCCAATGG CAAGGGCAAGACCACGCTTCTCAAGCACATCGCCAACCGAGCCCTGAGCATCCCTCCTAACATCGACGTGCTGCTGTGTGAGCAGG AGGTGGTAGCGGATGAGACGCCAGCAGTGCAGGCTGTGCTTCGAGCTGACACCAAGCGATTGAAGCTGCTGGAAGAGGAGCGGCGGCTTCAGGGGCAGTTGGAACAGGGGGATGATGCAGCTGCTGAGAGGCTCGAGAAG gTGTATGAGGAGTTGCGGGCCACAGGGGCGGCAGCTGCAGAGGCCAAGGCACGGCGGATCCTGGCTGGTTTGGGCTTCGACCCTGAAATGCAGAACCGGCCCACACAAAAGTTCTCGGGGGGCTGGCGCATGCGTGTCTCCCTGGCCAG GGCATTGTTCATGGAGCCCACACTGCTGATGCTGGACGAGCCCACGAACCACCTGGACCTCAATGCTGTCATCTGGCTCAACAA CTACCTCCAGGGCTGGCGGAAGACGTTGCTGATTGTCTCCCATGACCAGGGCTTCCTGGATGATGTCTGCACTGATATCATCCATCTTGATGCCCAGCGGCTCCATTACTACAGGGGCAATTACA TGACCTTCAAGAAGATGTACCAGCAGAAGCAGAAGGAACTGCTAAAGCAGTATGAGAAGCAGGAGaaaaagctgaaagagctgaaggcgGGTGGCAAGTCCACCAAGCAGGCA GAGAAACAAACAAAGGAAGCCCTGACCCGAAAGCAGCAGAAATGTCGACGGAAAAACCAGGATGAAGAGTCCCAGGAAGCCCCTGAACTCCTGAAGCGCCCCAAGGAGTACACTGTGCGCTTCACATTCCCGAACCCCCCGCCCCTCAGTCCTCCTGTGCTGGGCCTGCACG GTGTGACGTTTGGCTACGAGGGGCAGAAACCACTCTTTAAGAATCTGGACTTTGGCATTGACATGGACTCAAGGA TCTGCATCGTGGGCCCTAATGGCGTGGGGAAGAGCACCCTGCTCCTACTGCTAACAGGCAAGCTGACACCG ACCCGTGGGGAAATGAGAAAGAACCACCGGCTG AAAATTGGCTTCTTCAACCAGCAGTATGCAGAGCAGCTGCGCATGGAGGAGACTCCCACTGAGTACCTGCAGCGTGGCTTCAACCTGCCCTACCAGGACGCCCGGAAGTGCCTGGGCCGCTTCGGCCTGGAGAGTCATGCCCACACCATCCAGATCTGCAAACTTTCCG GTGGGCAGAAAGCCCGAGTTGTATTTGCAGAGCTGGCCTGCCGGGAGCCTGATGTTCTCGTCTTG GATGAGCCGACAAATAACTTGGACATAGAGTCTATTGATGCTCTGGGGGAAGCCATCAATGAATACAAGGGTG CGGTGATCATCGTCAGCCACGATGCCCGACTCATCACAGAAACCAACTGCCAGCTGTGGGTGGTAGAGGAGCAAAGCGTCAGCCAGATCGACGGTGACTTCGAGGACTACAAGCGGGAGGTGCTGGAGGCCCTCGGCGAAGTCATGGTTAACAGACCCCGAGAGTGA
- the PRR3 gene encoding proline-rich protein 3 isoform X2 has product MPKRKKQNQQQQLPPPQPPLPEPGETGDEDDRSPIGPPSLLGPPPMANGKPGDPKSALHRGPPGSRGPLIPPLLSLPPPPRGRGPMRGGLGPRFGPYGHGWWGVNAEPPFPGPGHGGPSRGGFHKEQRNPRRLKSWSLIKNTCPPKDGPQVTEDKSDRPVCRHFAKKGHCRYEDFCAFYHPGVNGPPL; this is encoded by the exons ATGCCAAAACGAAAGAAGCAGAATCAGCAGCAGCAGCTTCCACCGCCGCAGCCCCCACTGCCAGAGCCGGGAGAGACTGGAGACGAGGACGACAGAAGTCCCATCG GACCACCCAGCCTTCTGGGCCCTCCCCCCATGGCCaatggaaagcctggtgaccCCAAGTCAG CTCTTCATAGAGGTCCTCCAGGATCAAGGGGACCATTGATTCCACCACTGCTGAGTCTCCCACCTCCTCCCCGGGGTAGAGGGCCAATGCGGGGAGGCCTAGGTCCCAGATTTGGCCCATATGGTCATGGTTGGTGGGGAGTCAATGCTGAACCTCCTTTTCCTGGGCCAGGCCATGGGGGTCCCTCCAGGGGAGGCTTtcacaaagaacaaagaaaccctCGAAGGCTCAAAAGCTGGTCTCTCATCAAGAATACCTGCCCTCCCAAAGATGGACCACAGGTTACGGAAG ACAAATCCGACCGCCCCGTCTGCCGACACTTTGCCAAAAAGGGCCATTGTCGATATGAAGACTTCTGTGCCTTCTACCATCCAGGCGTCAATGGACCTCCTCTGTGA
- the PRR3 gene encoding proline-rich protein 3 isoform X1, producing the protein MPKRKKQNQQQQLPPPQPPLPEPGETGDEDDRSPIALHRGPPGSRGPLIPPLLSLPPPPRGRGPMRGGLGPRFGPYGHGWWGVNAEPPFPGPGHGGPSRGGFHKEQRNPRRLKSWSLIKNTCPPKDGPQVTEDKSDRPVCRHFAKKGHCRYEDFCAFYHPGVNGPPL; encoded by the exons ATGCCAAAACGAAAGAAGCAGAATCAGCAGCAGCAGCTTCCACCGCCGCAGCCCCCACTGCCAGAGCCGGGAGAGACTGGAGACGAGGACGACAGAAGTCCCATCG CTCTTCATAGAGGTCCTCCAGGATCAAGGGGACCATTGATTCCACCACTGCTGAGTCTCCCACCTCCTCCCCGGGGTAGAGGGCCAATGCGGGGAGGCCTAGGTCCCAGATTTGGCCCATATGGTCATGGTTGGTGGGGAGTCAATGCTGAACCTCCTTTTCCTGGGCCAGGCCATGGGGGTCCCTCCAGGGGAGGCTTtcacaaagaacaaagaaaccctCGAAGGCTCAAAAGCTGGTCTCTCATCAAGAATACCTGCCCTCCCAAAGATGGACCACAGGTTACGGAAG ACAAATCCGACCGCCCCGTCTGCCGACACTTTGCCAAAAAGGGCCATTGTCGATATGAAGACTTCTGTGCCTTCTACCATCCAGGCGTCAATGGACCTCCTCTGTGA